The proteins below come from a single Rosa rugosa chromosome 2, drRosRugo1.1, whole genome shotgun sequence genomic window:
- the LOC133730943 gene encoding cell division cycle 5-like protein, giving the protein MSNKMMIRGGLWKNTEDEILKVAVMKYGINEWDRISTLLNRKSAKQCKARWFQWLEPSIKKVEWTREEDEKLLHLAKLMPSQWRTIAKNVNGRTASQCIERYEKLLDAACNDNYEDPRRLRAGEIDPNPETRPARPDPLDMDEDEKEMLSEARARLANTKGKKAKRKAREAQLEEARRIASLQKRRELKAAGIDDKSTWNQQKRKRNGIDYNAEIPFEKRPPLGFYDVGDEDREVVLEQHDQFLLTIEELEGKRRVDVEAELRKQDIAKSKISNKLNIDDFSNVETVRKRSKLMLPAPQISDIELEEIAKMSNAGDLVGSENGFTDANYFGVTHATRRFGLTPSKGTVIRDELHINEGIDEDDGAKLKQLKHSQQFRINNLHKGLSNLPKPKSEYQIVVQPVPEDNEEAGHQALVTKKRSKVLNMRADEDKHGAVAVLPSTIEQADQMIRKELLSLKEHDCAKYPIDEKVVTTFEEDELREADSMIAEEAQYPGEAHKSCSPGCCLSSIAEDENPVACLQSEFEKVQNELEKVKKKAQIIENKVKVRTDGYEKRAKDVLWPKIEETFKQMDTATKELECFQALQKQEQLAATSWINNMWEEVQKQKELEQTLQKRYGDLVVKLEKIQHQSKGAVPIMLF; this is encoded by the coding sequence ATGAGCAACAAGATGATGATCCGAGGAGGCCTGTGGAAGAACACTGAGGATGAGATCCTGAAAGTGGCAGTCATGAAATATGGAATCAACGAGTGGGATCGCATCTCAACGCTGTTGAATCGCAAATCCGCAAAGCAGTGTAAGGCTCGCTGGTTCCAGTGGCTCGAACCCTCAATCAAGAAGGTCGAGTGGACTCGAGAAGAGGACGAGAAGCTTCTCCATCTTGCAAAGCTCATGCCATCACAGTGGAGAACAATAGCCAAAAACGTTAATGGTCGTACTGCATCTCAATGCATTGAGAGGTATGAGAAGCTTCTCGATGCAGCATGTAATGATAACTATGAAGATCCGAGGAGATTGAGGGCAGGAGAGATTGATCCCAACCCCGAGACCAGGCCGGCTCGCCCGGACCCTCTGGACATGGATGAGGATGAGAAGGAGATGCTTTCAGAGGCTCGAGCTCGGTTGGCTAACACCAAAGGGAAGAAGGCTAAGAGGAAGGCTAGAGAGGCGCAGCTCGAAGAGGCTAGAAGGATTGCTTCTCTACAGAAGAGGAGAGAATTAAAGGCTGCAGGGATTGATGATAAGAGTACTTGGAATCAGCAGAAGAGGAAAAGGAATGGAATAGACTACAATGCAGAAATTCCCTTTGAGAAGAGGCCTCCTTTGGGGTTTTATGATGTCGGTGATGAGGACAGAGAAGTAGTATTGGAGCAGCATGATCAGTTTCTCTTGACTATTGAGGAGCTTGAAGGGAAGAGAAGGGTTGATGTGGAAGCTGAGTTGAGAAAACAAGATATTGCAAAGAGCAAAATTTCCAACAAGTTGAATATTGATgatttttccaatgtggaaaCAGTTAGGAAGAGATCAAAACTTATGCTTCCTGCACCGCAGATATCTGACATTGAATTGGAGGAGATTGCTAAGATGAGCAATGCAGGTGATCTTGTTGGTAGCGAGAATGGATTCACAGATGCAAATTATTTCGGGGTTACTCATGCAACTCGTAGATTTGGCTTAACACCATCAAAGGGTACTGTCATTAGGGATGAACTCCATATCAATGAAGGCattgatgaagatgatggagCAAAATTGAAGCAATTAAAGCATTCTCAGCAGTTCAGAATAAATAACTTGCATAAGGGTTTAAGCAATTTGCCAAAACCCAAAAGTGAGTACCAAATAGTTGTGCAACCAGTCCCAGAAGATAATGAAGAAGCGGGACATCAGGCATTAGTTACAAAGAAGAGATCAAAAGTACTGAATATGAGAGCAGATGAGGATAAGCATGGCGCGGTAGCTGTTCTTCCTAGTACAATTGAGCAGGCTGACCAAATGATCAGAAAGGAGCTTCTTAGCTTAAAAGAGCATGATTGTGCAAAGTATCCAATTGATGAGAAAGTGGTAACTACTTTCGAAGAAGATGAACTGAGGGAGGCTGATTCAATGATAGCTGAAGAAGCTCAGTATCCTGGTGAAGCACACAAAAGCTGCAGTCCTGGTTGTTGTCTATCAAGCATTGCTGAAGATGAGAACCCTGTGGCTTGTTTGCAGAGTGAATTTGAGAAGGTGCAGAATGAAttagagaaggtgaagaagaaggCACAAATCATTGAGAACAAGGTTAAAGTTCGTACAGATGGTTATGAGAAGCGAGCTAAAGATGTTCTTTGGCCAAAAATAGAGGAAACTTTCAAGCAAATGGACACAGCCACAAAAGAACTTGAGTGCTTCCAAGCTTTACAGAAGCAAGAACAATTAGCAGCAACAAGCTGGATAAATAATATGTGGGAGGAAGTTCAGAAACAAAAGGAACTCGAGCAAACTCTGCAAAAGAGGTATGGAGATCTTGTAGTGAAGCTGGAAAAAATACAGCACCAATCCAAAGGCGCAGTACCAATAATGCTCTTCTAG
- the LOC133732863 gene encoding uncharacterized protein LOC133732863 produces the protein MEPIDDEPFEASSSKNQKVEANDLLEECWFFDNLLIRKQRMLRCYSDPCCPSSSSFGQEMLVKNSEAKNSLVRTPSLPLQVGRGEKVEQAVRQSTPKKSMSKLTRQTSHQKVLQTPTKSPPCVSTKEEVQDRERSDSRRSKSNGQSVQRSLLRTPSLPPCLGREEKNQDCVPPRPKGMTQCSSIPRYRPPVRSAEGENADVSKEMRRNLLCRKSLSDLEIEEVQGFKDLGFNFDKKDIAPSVISILPGLQEKKRNEDLNPDMVRRPYLSEAWMVQSCGPPPPNLGVSRSAEDMKAQIKFWARAVASNVR, from the exons ATGGAGCCTATTGATGATGAACCTTTTGAGGCATCCTCAAGTAAGAACCAAAAAGTAGAAGCCAATGATCTTTTGGAAGAGTGTTGGTTCTTTGACAACTTGCTCATCAGAAAGCAAAGGATGTTGAGGTGTTATTCTGATCCTTGTTGCCCTTCATCATCAAGCTTTGGTCAAGAAATGTTGGTGAAGAACTCAGAGGCCAAGAACTCCTTGGTTCGAACACCGTCTTTGCCACTTCAAGTAGGGAGAGGAGAGAAAGTTGAGCAAGCAGTGAGACAGAGTACTCCGAAGAAGAGTATGAGCAAATTGACTCGGCAGACATCACATCAGAAAGTGCTGCAGACACCAACCAAATCACCACCTTGTGTAAGCACGAAAGAAGAAGTTCAAGATAGAGAGAGGAGTGATAGTAGAAGAAGCAAATCAAATGGGCAATCGGTGCAGCGCAGTTTGCTAAGGACACCATCATTGCCACCGTGTTTAGGGAGGGAGGAGAAAAACCAAGACTGTGTTCCACCGCGACCTAAG GGCATGACACAATGTTCTAGCATTCCAAGATATCGACCTCCAGTTAGAAGCGCAGAAGGGGAAAATGCAGATGTTAGCAAGGAAATGAGACGCAATTTACTTTGTAGAAAGAGCCTAAGCGACCTTGAAATTGAAGAAGTTCAAGGGTTCAAGGACTTGGGATTCAACTTTGACAAGAAAGATATAGCCCCGAGTGTGATTAGCATACTTCCTGGTTTGCAAGAAAAGAAGCGCAATGAGGATTTAAACCCGGATATGGTACGTCGGCCCTATCTTTCGGAGGCATGGATGGTGCAAAGCTGTGGTCCTCCACCTCCAAATTTGGGTGTAAGTAGGTCTGCCGAAGACATGAAGGCACAAATCAAGTTCTGGGCTAGAGCTGTGGCATCTAATGTGCGCTAG